The Deltaproteobacteria bacterium genome includes a window with the following:
- a CDS encoding cation-translocating P-type ATPase, whose translation KRLAIAVLAICAVVFGIGIMRGEQPLLMLLTAISLAVAAIPEALPAVVTISLAISAKKMIKQNTLIRKLPAVETLGSVTYICSDKTGTLTLNKMEVEEIWVDGKIVQSLGVMELNSQLSTPRSLLFSALALSNDADTDVNGKIIGDPTEVALYNIAKGKGFDKEKLEREFPRVAEIPFDSDRKMMTTIHQKSEVRSQKSEEKYGYISFTKGAIEVLIEKSSNLLTSNGLETIDAEEINRINERMSADGLRVLCVAMRRWEVLPSDTTPEKVETGLTILGLIGIIDPPREEAKEAVALCKAAGIIPIMITGDHPITARAIAIRLGIVEDDLKTIITGRELERLSLEEFEERVLHIRVYARVAPEQKLKIVKALQDKGQFVAMTGDGVNDAPALKRADIGVAMGRTGTDVAKGAAHMLLLDDNFATIVKAVKEGRRIYDNIRKFFKYLLTSNSGEIWTVFLAPFLGLPIPLLPIHILWINLVTDGAPALALSAEPSEWDVMKRKPRPPEQGLFAEGMWQHILWVGLLMAGITLITQSWAITSGSSHWQTMVFTVLCLSQFGHVLAIRSEKESLFSQGIFSNKPLLYSVLLAFILQMATIYVPLLQPVFKTEPLTSNELIISIVLSSVVFFAVEMEKWWKRRIILRSRQLCKLPTGNR comes from the coding sequence AAAAGGCTTGCTATTGCTGTATTAGCCATATGTGCAGTTGTTTTTGGTATCGGAATTATGAGAGGGGAACAGCCATTATTGATGCTCCTTACAGCCATTTCCCTTGCTGTTGCAGCAATCCCTGAGGCACTTCCTGCTGTGGTAACAATCTCCCTTGCCATTAGCGCAAAAAAGATGATTAAGCAAAATACGCTCATAAGGAAACTCCCGGCAGTTGAGACACTCGGCTCTGTAACATACATCTGCTCTGATAAGACAGGGACACTTACGCTTAATAAGATGGAGGTTGAAGAGATTTGGGTGGATGGGAAAATAGTTCAGAGTTTAGGAGTTATGGAGTTAAACTCTCAACTCTCAACTCCTCGTTCCTTACTGTTTTCTGCCCTTGCATTAAGCAATGATGCCGATACAGATGTCAACGGTAAAATCATAGGGGATCCAACAGAGGTTGCTTTGTATAACATTGCAAAGGGAAAAGGCTTTGATAAAGAAAAACTGGAGAGGGAATTTCCCCGTGTTGCAGAAATCCCTTTTGATTCTGACAGAAAGATGATGACAACAATTCATCAGAAGTCAGAAGTCAGAAGTCAGAAGTCAGAAGAAAAATATGGATATATCTCATTTACTAAAGGGGCAATTGAGGTTTTGATAGAAAAATCCTCAAACCTTTTGACATCAAATGGACTAGAGACCATTGATGCAGAGGAGATTAACAGAATAAACGAAAGGATGTCCGCAGATGGTTTAAGGGTTTTATGTGTTGCGATGAGAAGATGGGAGGTTTTACCATCTGATACTACCCCGGAAAAAGTTGAAACAGGGCTTACAATTTTGGGGCTCATTGGCATTATAGACCCGCCGAGAGAGGAGGCAAAAGAGGCAGTTGCATTATGCAAGGCTGCTGGCATAATTCCTATTATGATAACAGGTGACCATCCGATTACTGCAAGGGCAATAGCAATAAGACTTGGCATTGTTGAAGATGATTTAAAGACTATAATCACTGGAAGGGAACTTGAGCGATTGTCATTGGAGGAGTTTGAAGAAAGGGTTCTTCATATAAGAGTTTATGCCCGGGTTGCGCCTGAACAGAAACTAAAGATTGTGAAGGCCCTTCAGGATAAGGGGCAGTTTGTAGCAATGACAGGCGATGGTGTAAATGATGCCCCTGCATTAAAGAGGGCTGATATAGGGGTTGCGATGGGCAGGACAGGGACAGATGTGGCAAAAGGGGCGGCGCATATGCTCCTTCTTGATGACAACTTTGCTACAATTGTCAAGGCAGTAAAAGAGGGTAGAAGAATCTACGATAATATACGAAAATTTTTTAAATACCTTCTTACCAGCAATTCAGGCGAGATATGGACTGTATTTCTGGCGCCTTTTCTTGGGCTTCCGATACCGCTTTTGCCTATACATATACTCTGGATAAACCTTGTTACAGATGGCGCCCCTGCACTTGCATTAAGTGCTGAACCTTCAGAATGGGATGTTATGAAGAGGAAGCCGAGACCCCCTGAACAAGGGCTTTTTGCAGAAGGCATGTGGCAGCATATATTATGGGTCGGACTCCTTATGGCAGGTATCACCCTTATAACCCAGTCATGGGCAATTACTTCAGGCAGCAGTCATTGGCAGACAATGGTATTTACAGTCCTGTGTCTCTCACAGTTTGGTCATGTCCTTGCGATTCGTTCGGAAAAGGAGTCTTTGTTTTCACAGGGCATATTTTCCAATAAACCTTTGCTTTATTCTGTTCTCCTTGCATTTATTCTGCAGATGGCAACTATCTATGTGCCACTTTTGCAGCCTGTATTCAAAACAGAACCTCTTACATCAAATGAACTTATTATATCTATTGTCCTGTCATCTGTAGTATTCTTTGCAGTGGAGATGGAAAAGTGGTGGAAAAGGAGGATAATATTACGCAGTAGGCAGTTATGCAAACTGCCAACTGGAAACCGATAA